One stretch of Oncorhynchus gorbuscha isolate QuinsamMale2020 ecotype Even-year linkage group LG21, OgorEven_v1.0, whole genome shotgun sequence DNA includes these proteins:
- the LOC124008093 gene encoding protein Shroom2-like isoform X2 translates to MDVVDYRSELRMSDREVKAFLDADRFTSVGNGIQGVVEYRFVDVLLFGGAPWGFTLRGGLEHREPLLITKVEEGSKAATVSLQVGDEIVNINTVPISGSRQEAICLVKSSHKTLALVVRRRNEPVSRPHSWHSSKFTEDHPEPTECHNEPPTVWQVKHEVSASTKDLSSCADHDSNLRQLSSQFSSVGNMERVERPSHPYPPGCLSPSRYHRSTEPLSGGGVSGGKSESAFSCLSSTSPPPEPALALTNTEATEGSVFYKGVQTQTSEVGRQGEQRHSRCLQLPQGDGGSESPRTVPEEQPGSRYSSSGSGRSHIGPVWHVPERRKVAAPLSPPPPPLRNDSFAATKVYPAYTEGPGAPPQALENSSYRARGNHISHNQNGPDPRCSYNPPPHNKDFLHPNIAAGAPDYNHNQLSNPNKLFSLSSQDVRQSQSPFACLPNHQRQYSDESTFYLQTRSAPHPPKPQSVGSYYHSLQELPTNRSNSRNHVRSSTTSLSTSTIDQNYDGGGHIRYYCITTKQPGQPETRVRQSKSEVWMADMELAKGSNDRGSTSSSHKTNKVKYHPQPPYANSKERNGNVKAANVLLYEHTASNSSSGKPTTEESERRSEGQRPTEAQLRSSYSPSPPKDHKAAPLREDPWVSQENHKISSQKTPILHSLAQGSRSLAQEIRSPMLHSLAQESRILVEKIHSATAPPPNGGGDANHAIQEALTNNTATGKLARRSDRYATTLRNEIQLKRAQLQKSRSAATLTCPSEMEEPEEEADPGGWKSTSSDGSFSSSYKDHLKEAQARVLQATSFRRRDLEPPGSGSEAQLTKPNSHIVSRIGGRKRFPLNKRVHSFSEPDKINKLGVEGEGEHPVGTAQPFVDRRKIFEMAAKPAFCRPISTIHKSGQQSSSTTSSTLEHGEGKARGRAHSGESQEKYPDPLSPAGRQALLEQQRLGTFTEYQVTWNMQRKASDTKTQGRYHSADDILDQGTEETPVCVHERSRSSPSQDFYTQIPVPWRETVEILDHRQDQQGGSYTTRGPSESQEQPAQLHHFPQPLQPSIPRLTDTEPHSSRDVAAPAPLPLPHPSDHRYKCDSADPGHNLSAYPSNHTHSSVSEQPLPPPTAAPKPQNTGLIIMPQWPLLGLETPSTTSSTYGLSSQEFLPGPCTHQAEPSSSSSCSSHGTELDPAPNQACSLGSTQLPSPSPGRTAGLGTEEGAADSTLEPPPSPSSHSPFFSYQPASLTVPSSGGTSSPSPQFPPQRLTDQPPVSVSVQDEAQSRPENRTNAVMEMSSVGKKVPVKIVHAESTTQRESRQYLLHSERNGAPGVSEGPDFPPPLPTSLPSPELQPYSLFRAYTPYTRHGPQSPPRDPTLPVAPEEALSPGRSQTNGPSSIAVMGPQQPQKSSSEEDVKREELVRDIMDKDKSLVDILDQSKMKTTMDLMGGIFPQGEQILDGGHQRRKFSPKQCLLPRGTDDGREEGGVSAATGALVTSSTYYSTSAPKAELLNKMKDMQEEELEEDSEDELDIDLASKKQELIDSLGKKLQVLREARENLQEDLHDNNSLGDEVEAVVQRVCKPNELDKFRMFVGDLDKVVSLLLSLSGRLARVENALNSLEEDTTPEEKRTLSEKRKLLIRQHEDAKELKENLDRRERLVYSIMAVHLSHESLADYQHFVKMKSALIIEQRKLDDKIKLGEEQLKCLLDSLLLEQRLLF, encoded by the exons gagGAATGAACCCGTCTCCCGGCCCCATTCATGGCACTCCTCCAAGTTCACAGAAGACCACCCCGAACCCACAGAGTGTCACAACGAGCCTCCAACTGTGTGGCAGGTCAAACATGAAGTCAG TGCATCCACAAAAGACCTTTCCAGCTGCGCGGACCACGACTCGAATCTACGCCAGTTATCTAGCCAGTTCAGCTCCGTGGGGAATATGGAGAGAGTAGAGCGTCCCTCACACCCCTACCCACCAGGATGCCTCTCCCCCAGCAGGTACCACCGCAGCACTGAGCCTCTCTCTGGGGGTGGAGTGTCTGGTGGGAAGAGCGAATCAGCCTTCAGCTGCCTGTCCTCTACCAGCCCTCCCCCGGAGCCTGCTCTGGCCCTCACCAACACTGAGGCGACTGAGGGCAGCGTGTTCTATAAGGGGGTCCAGACTCAGACCAGTGAGGTCGGAAGGCAGGGTGAGCAGCGCCACAGCCGGTGCCTCCAGCTGCCCCAGGGGGACGGAGGCTCCGAGAGCCCCAGGACAGTCCCAGAGGAGCAGCCTGGCTCCCGCTACTCCAGCTCAGGCTCTGGCAGGTCGCACATAGGCCCTGTGTGGCACGTcccagagaggaggaaggttgcagcccccctctctcctcctcctcctcccctgcgcAATGACAGCTTTGCTGCCACCAAGGTGTACCCTGCCTACACAGAGGGGCCTGGAGCTCCACCACAGGCCCTAGAGAACAGCAGCTACAGGGCCCGGGGCAACCATATCTCTCACAATCAGAATGGGCCAGACCCCAGGTGCAGTTACAACCCTCCACCTCACAATAAAGACTTCCTCCACCCAAACATAGCTGCAGGTGCACCTGACTACAACCACAACCAGCTCAGCAACCCAAACAAACTGTTCTCACTGTCTAGCCAAGACGTGAGACAGAGTCAGTCTCCCTTCGCTTGCCTGCCTAACCATCAGCGGCAGTACAGCGACGAAAGCACTTTCTACCTGCAGACCAGATCTGCCCCACATCCACCGAAGCCGCAGAGCGTTGGAAGCTACTACCACAGCCTCCAGGAGCTCCCTACCAACCGGAGTAACAGTAGGAACCACGTGAGGTCCTCCACCACGTCCCTGTCCACCTCGACCATCGACCAGAACTATGACGGCGGAGGACACATCAGGTACTACTGCATCACAACCAAGCAGCCAGGCCAGCCAGAGACTCGTGTTAGACAGAGCAAATCAGAGGTCTGGATGGCTGACATGGAGCTAGCTAAGGGCTCAAACGACAGGGGCTCCACAAGTTCCTCCCACAAGACCAACAAGGTCAAGTATCATCCTCAGCCGCCTTACGCCAACAGCAAGGAGCGGAACGGGAATGTCAAAGCGGCCAACGTTCTGCTTTACGAACACACAGCCTCCAATTCCTCATCTGGTAAACCTACCactgaggagagtgagaggaggagtgagggccAGAGACCTACAGAGGCCCAGCTTAGAAGCTCTTACTCTCCCAGTCCGCCCAAGGACCACAAGGCGGCACCGCTGAGAGAAGACCCTTGGGTCTCTCAGGAGAACCATAAGATCTCTTCTCAAAAGACACCCATTCTCCACAGTCTTGCTCAGGGGAGTAGAAGCCTAGCCCAGGAGATTAGGAGCCCAATGCTTCATTCTCTAGCCCAGGAGAGTAGGATCCTGGTGGAGAAGATTCACTCCGCTACGGCACCACCACCCAACGGCGGGGGAGACGCCAACCACGCCATACAGGAGGCGTTAACAAACAACACGGCAACGGGCAAACTGGCGAGACGCAGCGACCGATACGCCACCACCCTCCGCAACGAGATCCAGCTAAAGAGGGCCCAGCTGCAGAAAAGCCGGAGCGCTGCCACCCTGACCTGCCCCAGCGAGATggaggagccagaggaggagGCAGACCCGGGGGGGTGGAAGTCCACCTCCTCCGACggctccttttcctcctcctacAAGGACCACCTCAAGGAGGCTCAGGCTAGGGTCCTCCAGGCCACGTCCTTTAGGAGGAGAGACCTAGAACCTCCCGGGTCAGGGTCGGAGGCTCAGTTAACCAAACCCAACTCACACATAGTCTCCCGCATTGGCGGCCGCAAACGTTTCCCTCTGAACAAGAGGGTCCACTCGTTCTCCGAGCCAGACAAGATCAACAAGCTGGgagtggagggtgagggagaacatCCTGTTGGAACAGCACAGCCGTTTGTAGATCGACGGAAGATCTTTGAAATGGCTGCTAAACCTGCCTTCTGCAGACCCATCTCAACCATCCACAAGTCAGGCCAGCAGAGCTCCAGCACCACCTCCAGCACTTTGGAGCACGGAGAGGGCAAGGCCAGAGGGAGAGCCCACTCAGGAGAATCTCAGGAGAAATACCCAGACCCCCTCAGCCCCGCAGGCAGACAGGCCCTACTGGAGCAGCAGAGGCTGGGGACCTTCACCGAGTACCAGGTTACCTGGAACATGCAGAGGAAGGCTTCAGACACAAAGACCCAGGGGAGGTACCACTCTGCTGACGACATCCTGGaccagggaacagaggagacgCCTGTCTGTGTCCATGAGAGGTCCAGATCGTCTCCCTCACAAGACTTCTACACACAG ATCCCTGTGCCATGGAGAGAGACTGTTGAAATTCTGGACCACAGACAGGACCAGCAAGGAGGCAGTTACACCACCAG AGGGCCGAGCGAGAGCCAAGAGCAGCCAGCCCAGCTCCACCACTTCCCACAGCCTCTACAACCGTCTATTCCAAGACTGACCGACACAGAGCCACACAGCAGCAGAGACGTGGCCGCCCccgcccccctccctctccctcacccctctgaCCACAGATACAAATGTGACTCTGCGGACCCCGGCCACAACCTCTCCGCGTACCCTTCCAACCACACCCACAGCTCTGTGTCTGAGCAACCACTACCACCTCCAACGGCGGCTCCCAAGCCCCAGAATACAGGCCTCATCATCATGCCACAGTGGCCTCTCCTAGGCCTGGAAACCCCCTCAACCACATCCTCCACCTACGGACTGTCTTCCCAGGAATTCCTGCCTGGCCCTTGCACCCATCAGGCTGAACCATCATCCAGCAGCAGCTGCTCCTCCCATGGCACAGAGCTGGATCCTGCCCCAAACCAAGCCTGCTCCTTGGGCTCCACCcagctcccctctccctcccctgggaGAACCGCTGGACTGGGCACAGAGGAGGGAGCAGCTGATTCAACACTAGAGccgcccccctccccctcttcccactCTCCTTTTTTCTCCTACCAGCCTGCCAGTCTGACGGTTCCCTCCTCAGGTGGGActagttctccctctcctcagttTCCTCCACAGAGGCTGACGGACCAgccccctgtctctgtgtctgtgcagGATGAAGCCCAGAGCAG GCCAGAGAACAGGACCAACGCTGTGATGGAGATGAGCAGTGTAGGGAAGAAGGTCCCTGTGAAGATCGTCCATGCTGAGAGCACCACACAGAGGGAGAGCCGCCAGTACCTGCTGCACAGCGAGAGAAATGGGGCCCCTGGAGTTTCAGAGGGGCCCGACTTTCCCCCGCCCTTACCGACCAGCCTGCCCTCCCCTGAGCTGCAGCCCTACTCCCTGTTCCGTGCCTACACCCCCTACACACGCCATGGGCCCCAGAGTCCCCCCAGGGACCCAACCCTCCCTGTAGCCCCAGAAGAGGCCCTGTCCCCTGGGCGATCTCAGACCAACGGCCCCTCCAGTATCGCCGTCATGGGTCCCCAGCAGCCTCAGAAGAGTAGCTCGGAGGAAGATGTGAAGAGAGAGGAGCTGGTCAGAGACATCATGGACAAGGATAAGTCCCTGGTGGACATCTTGGACCAGAGTAAGATGAAGACCACCATGGATCTGATGGGGGGGATCTTCCCCCAGGGGGAGCAGATCTTGGATGGGGGGCACCAGAGGAGGAAATTCTCCCCCAAACAGTGTTTGCTGCCCAGGGGCACGGATGACGG gagagaggaggggggcgtGTCTGCTGCCACAGGGGCCCTGGTGACCAGCTCCACCTACTACAGTACATCTGCCCCCAAGGCTGAGCTGCTCAACAAGATGAAGGACATGCaagaggaggagctggaggaagACTCCGAGGACGAATTGGACATCGACCTGGCCAGCAAGAAG CAAGAGCTGATTGACAGCCTGGGTAAGAAGCTGCAGGTGCTGCGCGAGGCCAGGGAGAACCTTCAGGAGGACCTCCACGATAACAACTCTCTGGGGGACGAGGTGGAGGCCGTGGTGCAGAGGGTCTGCAAGCCCAACGAGCTGGACAAGTTCAGGATGTTCGTGGGAGATCTGGACAAGGTGGTCAGTTTGCTGCTCTCCCTGTCCGGCCGACTGGCCAGGGTGGAGAACGCGCTCAACAGTCTGGAGGAAGACACCACACCGGAAGAgaag cgCACCCTGTCAGAGAAGAGGAAGCTGTTGATCAGACAACACGAAGACGCCAAAGAGCTCAAGGAGAACCTTGACCGGCGGGAGCGCCTGGTTTACAGCATCATGGCTGTTCACCTCAGCCACGAGAGCCTGGCAGACTACCAGCACTTTGTCAAGATGAAGTCAGCCCTCATCATCGAGCAGCGCAAGCTGGACGACAAGATCAAACTGGGAGAGGAGCAGCTGAAATGTCTGCTGGATAGTTTATTGTTGGagcagaggctgctgttctga
- the LOC124008093 gene encoding protein Shroom2-like isoform X1 — MDVVDYRSELRMSDREVKAFLDADRFTSVGNGIQGVVEYRFVDVLLFGGAPWGFTLRGGLEHREPLLITKVEEGSKAATVSLQVGDEIVNINTVPISGSRQEAICLVKSSHKTLALVVRRKNRFKGRNEPVSRPHSWHSSKFTEDHPEPTECHNEPPTVWQVKHEVSASTKDLSSCADHDSNLRQLSSQFSSVGNMERVERPSHPYPPGCLSPSRYHRSTEPLSGGGVSGGKSESAFSCLSSTSPPPEPALALTNTEATEGSVFYKGVQTQTSEVGRQGEQRHSRCLQLPQGDGGSESPRTVPEEQPGSRYSSSGSGRSHIGPVWHVPERRKVAAPLSPPPPPLRNDSFAATKVYPAYTEGPGAPPQALENSSYRARGNHISHNQNGPDPRCSYNPPPHNKDFLHPNIAAGAPDYNHNQLSNPNKLFSLSSQDVRQSQSPFACLPNHQRQYSDESTFYLQTRSAPHPPKPQSVGSYYHSLQELPTNRSNSRNHVRSSTTSLSTSTIDQNYDGGGHIRYYCITTKQPGQPETRVRQSKSEVWMADMELAKGSNDRGSTSSSHKTNKVKYHPQPPYANSKERNGNVKAANVLLYEHTASNSSSGKPTTEESERRSEGQRPTEAQLRSSYSPSPPKDHKAAPLREDPWVSQENHKISSQKTPILHSLAQGSRSLAQEIRSPMLHSLAQESRILVEKIHSATAPPPNGGGDANHAIQEALTNNTATGKLARRSDRYATTLRNEIQLKRAQLQKSRSAATLTCPSEMEEPEEEADPGGWKSTSSDGSFSSSYKDHLKEAQARVLQATSFRRRDLEPPGSGSEAQLTKPNSHIVSRIGGRKRFPLNKRVHSFSEPDKINKLGVEGEGEHPVGTAQPFVDRRKIFEMAAKPAFCRPISTIHKSGQQSSSTTSSTLEHGEGKARGRAHSGESQEKYPDPLSPAGRQALLEQQRLGTFTEYQVTWNMQRKASDTKTQGRYHSADDILDQGTEETPVCVHERSRSSPSQDFYTQIPVPWRETVEILDHRQDQQGGSYTTRGPSESQEQPAQLHHFPQPLQPSIPRLTDTEPHSSRDVAAPAPLPLPHPSDHRYKCDSADPGHNLSAYPSNHTHSSVSEQPLPPPTAAPKPQNTGLIIMPQWPLLGLETPSTTSSTYGLSSQEFLPGPCTHQAEPSSSSSCSSHGTELDPAPNQACSLGSTQLPSPSPGRTAGLGTEEGAADSTLEPPPSPSSHSPFFSYQPASLTVPSSGGTSSPSPQFPPQRLTDQPPVSVSVQDEAQSRPENRTNAVMEMSSVGKKVPVKIVHAESTTQRESRQYLLHSERNGAPGVSEGPDFPPPLPTSLPSPELQPYSLFRAYTPYTRHGPQSPPRDPTLPVAPEEALSPGRSQTNGPSSIAVMGPQQPQKSSSEEDVKREELVRDIMDKDKSLVDILDQSKMKTTMDLMGGIFPQGEQILDGGHQRRKFSPKQCLLPRGTDDGREEGGVSAATGALVTSSTYYSTSAPKAELLNKMKDMQEEELEEDSEDELDIDLASKKQELIDSLGKKLQVLREARENLQEDLHDNNSLGDEVEAVVQRVCKPNELDKFRMFVGDLDKVVSLLLSLSGRLARVENALNSLEEDTTPEEKRTLSEKRKLLIRQHEDAKELKENLDRRERLVYSIMAVHLSHESLADYQHFVKMKSALIIEQRKLDDKIKLGEEQLKCLLDSLLLEQRLLF, encoded by the exons GAAGAACCGCTTCAAGGG gagGAATGAACCCGTCTCCCGGCCCCATTCATGGCACTCCTCCAAGTTCACAGAAGACCACCCCGAACCCACAGAGTGTCACAACGAGCCTCCAACTGTGTGGCAGGTCAAACATGAAGTCAG TGCATCCACAAAAGACCTTTCCAGCTGCGCGGACCACGACTCGAATCTACGCCAGTTATCTAGCCAGTTCAGCTCCGTGGGGAATATGGAGAGAGTAGAGCGTCCCTCACACCCCTACCCACCAGGATGCCTCTCCCCCAGCAGGTACCACCGCAGCACTGAGCCTCTCTCTGGGGGTGGAGTGTCTGGTGGGAAGAGCGAATCAGCCTTCAGCTGCCTGTCCTCTACCAGCCCTCCCCCGGAGCCTGCTCTGGCCCTCACCAACACTGAGGCGACTGAGGGCAGCGTGTTCTATAAGGGGGTCCAGACTCAGACCAGTGAGGTCGGAAGGCAGGGTGAGCAGCGCCACAGCCGGTGCCTCCAGCTGCCCCAGGGGGACGGAGGCTCCGAGAGCCCCAGGACAGTCCCAGAGGAGCAGCCTGGCTCCCGCTACTCCAGCTCAGGCTCTGGCAGGTCGCACATAGGCCCTGTGTGGCACGTcccagagaggaggaaggttgcagcccccctctctcctcctcctcctcccctgcgcAATGACAGCTTTGCTGCCACCAAGGTGTACCCTGCCTACACAGAGGGGCCTGGAGCTCCACCACAGGCCCTAGAGAACAGCAGCTACAGGGCCCGGGGCAACCATATCTCTCACAATCAGAATGGGCCAGACCCCAGGTGCAGTTACAACCCTCCACCTCACAATAAAGACTTCCTCCACCCAAACATAGCTGCAGGTGCACCTGACTACAACCACAACCAGCTCAGCAACCCAAACAAACTGTTCTCACTGTCTAGCCAAGACGTGAGACAGAGTCAGTCTCCCTTCGCTTGCCTGCCTAACCATCAGCGGCAGTACAGCGACGAAAGCACTTTCTACCTGCAGACCAGATCTGCCCCACATCCACCGAAGCCGCAGAGCGTTGGAAGCTACTACCACAGCCTCCAGGAGCTCCCTACCAACCGGAGTAACAGTAGGAACCACGTGAGGTCCTCCACCACGTCCCTGTCCACCTCGACCATCGACCAGAACTATGACGGCGGAGGACACATCAGGTACTACTGCATCACAACCAAGCAGCCAGGCCAGCCAGAGACTCGTGTTAGACAGAGCAAATCAGAGGTCTGGATGGCTGACATGGAGCTAGCTAAGGGCTCAAACGACAGGGGCTCCACAAGTTCCTCCCACAAGACCAACAAGGTCAAGTATCATCCTCAGCCGCCTTACGCCAACAGCAAGGAGCGGAACGGGAATGTCAAAGCGGCCAACGTTCTGCTTTACGAACACACAGCCTCCAATTCCTCATCTGGTAAACCTACCactgaggagagtgagaggaggagtgagggccAGAGACCTACAGAGGCCCAGCTTAGAAGCTCTTACTCTCCCAGTCCGCCCAAGGACCACAAGGCGGCACCGCTGAGAGAAGACCCTTGGGTCTCTCAGGAGAACCATAAGATCTCTTCTCAAAAGACACCCATTCTCCACAGTCTTGCTCAGGGGAGTAGAAGCCTAGCCCAGGAGATTAGGAGCCCAATGCTTCATTCTCTAGCCCAGGAGAGTAGGATCCTGGTGGAGAAGATTCACTCCGCTACGGCACCACCACCCAACGGCGGGGGAGACGCCAACCACGCCATACAGGAGGCGTTAACAAACAACACGGCAACGGGCAAACTGGCGAGACGCAGCGACCGATACGCCACCACCCTCCGCAACGAGATCCAGCTAAAGAGGGCCCAGCTGCAGAAAAGCCGGAGCGCTGCCACCCTGACCTGCCCCAGCGAGATggaggagccagaggaggagGCAGACCCGGGGGGGTGGAAGTCCACCTCCTCCGACggctccttttcctcctcctacAAGGACCACCTCAAGGAGGCTCAGGCTAGGGTCCTCCAGGCCACGTCCTTTAGGAGGAGAGACCTAGAACCTCCCGGGTCAGGGTCGGAGGCTCAGTTAACCAAACCCAACTCACACATAGTCTCCCGCATTGGCGGCCGCAAACGTTTCCCTCTGAACAAGAGGGTCCACTCGTTCTCCGAGCCAGACAAGATCAACAAGCTGGgagtggagggtgagggagaacatCCTGTTGGAACAGCACAGCCGTTTGTAGATCGACGGAAGATCTTTGAAATGGCTGCTAAACCTGCCTTCTGCAGACCCATCTCAACCATCCACAAGTCAGGCCAGCAGAGCTCCAGCACCACCTCCAGCACTTTGGAGCACGGAGAGGGCAAGGCCAGAGGGAGAGCCCACTCAGGAGAATCTCAGGAGAAATACCCAGACCCCCTCAGCCCCGCAGGCAGACAGGCCCTACTGGAGCAGCAGAGGCTGGGGACCTTCACCGAGTACCAGGTTACCTGGAACATGCAGAGGAAGGCTTCAGACACAAAGACCCAGGGGAGGTACCACTCTGCTGACGACATCCTGGaccagggaacagaggagacgCCTGTCTGTGTCCATGAGAGGTCCAGATCGTCTCCCTCACAAGACTTCTACACACAG ATCCCTGTGCCATGGAGAGAGACTGTTGAAATTCTGGACCACAGACAGGACCAGCAAGGAGGCAGTTACACCACCAG AGGGCCGAGCGAGAGCCAAGAGCAGCCAGCCCAGCTCCACCACTTCCCACAGCCTCTACAACCGTCTATTCCAAGACTGACCGACACAGAGCCACACAGCAGCAGAGACGTGGCCGCCCccgcccccctccctctccctcacccctctgaCCACAGATACAAATGTGACTCTGCGGACCCCGGCCACAACCTCTCCGCGTACCCTTCCAACCACACCCACAGCTCTGTGTCTGAGCAACCACTACCACCTCCAACGGCGGCTCCCAAGCCCCAGAATACAGGCCTCATCATCATGCCACAGTGGCCTCTCCTAGGCCTGGAAACCCCCTCAACCACATCCTCCACCTACGGACTGTCTTCCCAGGAATTCCTGCCTGGCCCTTGCACCCATCAGGCTGAACCATCATCCAGCAGCAGCTGCTCCTCCCATGGCACAGAGCTGGATCCTGCCCCAAACCAAGCCTGCTCCTTGGGCTCCACCcagctcccctctccctcccctgggaGAACCGCTGGACTGGGCACAGAGGAGGGAGCAGCTGATTCAACACTAGAGccgcccccctccccctcttcccactCTCCTTTTTTCTCCTACCAGCCTGCCAGTCTGACGGTTCCCTCCTCAGGTGGGActagttctccctctcctcagttTCCTCCACAGAGGCTGACGGACCAgccccctgtctctgtgtctgtgcagGATGAAGCCCAGAGCAG GCCAGAGAACAGGACCAACGCTGTGATGGAGATGAGCAGTGTAGGGAAGAAGGTCCCTGTGAAGATCGTCCATGCTGAGAGCACCACACAGAGGGAGAGCCGCCAGTACCTGCTGCACAGCGAGAGAAATGGGGCCCCTGGAGTTTCAGAGGGGCCCGACTTTCCCCCGCCCTTACCGACCAGCCTGCCCTCCCCTGAGCTGCAGCCCTACTCCCTGTTCCGTGCCTACACCCCCTACACACGCCATGGGCCCCAGAGTCCCCCCAGGGACCCAACCCTCCCTGTAGCCCCAGAAGAGGCCCTGTCCCCTGGGCGATCTCAGACCAACGGCCCCTCCAGTATCGCCGTCATGGGTCCCCAGCAGCCTCAGAAGAGTAGCTCGGAGGAAGATGTGAAGAGAGAGGAGCTGGTCAGAGACATCATGGACAAGGATAAGTCCCTGGTGGACATCTTGGACCAGAGTAAGATGAAGACCACCATGGATCTGATGGGGGGGATCTTCCCCCAGGGGGAGCAGATCTTGGATGGGGGGCACCAGAGGAGGAAATTCTCCCCCAAACAGTGTTTGCTGCCCAGGGGCACGGATGACGG gagagaggaggggggcgtGTCTGCTGCCACAGGGGCCCTGGTGACCAGCTCCACCTACTACAGTACATCTGCCCCCAAGGCTGAGCTGCTCAACAAGATGAAGGACATGCaagaggaggagctggaggaagACTCCGAGGACGAATTGGACATCGACCTGGCCAGCAAGAAG CAAGAGCTGATTGACAGCCTGGGTAAGAAGCTGCAGGTGCTGCGCGAGGCCAGGGAGAACCTTCAGGAGGACCTCCACGATAACAACTCTCTGGGGGACGAGGTGGAGGCCGTGGTGCAGAGGGTCTGCAAGCCCAACGAGCTGGACAAGTTCAGGATGTTCGTGGGAGATCTGGACAAGGTGGTCAGTTTGCTGCTCTCCCTGTCCGGCCGACTGGCCAGGGTGGAGAACGCGCTCAACAGTCTGGAGGAAGACACCACACCGGAAGAgaag cgCACCCTGTCAGAGAAGAGGAAGCTGTTGATCAGACAACACGAAGACGCCAAAGAGCTCAAGGAGAACCTTGACCGGCGGGAGCGCCTGGTTTACAGCATCATGGCTGTTCACCTCAGCCACGAGAGCCTGGCAGACTACCAGCACTTTGTCAAGATGAAGTCAGCCCTCATCATCGAGCAGCGCAAGCTGGACGACAAGATCAAACTGGGAGAGGAGCAGCTGAAATGTCTGCTGGATAGTTTATTGTTGGagcagaggctgctgttctga